From Nitrospirota bacterium, one genomic window encodes:
- a CDS encoding AbrB/MazE/SpoVT family DNA-binding domain-containing protein, with protein sequence MAMTTISPKFQIVIPKEVREKLHLAPSQRLQIVEKGGVITLVPEVPLKSLKGALKGMSKTDLREKKDRL encoded by the coding sequence ATGGCCATGACGACGATTTCGCCGAAATTCCAAATTGTGATTCCCAAAGAAGTGCGGGAGAAGCTCCATCTTGCCCCAAGCCAGCGGTTGCAGATTGTGGAAAAGGGCGGAGTCATCACCCTGGTGCCGGAAGTCCCGTTGAAGTCGCTTAAGGGTGCGCTCAAGGGCATGTCTAAAACGGATCTTCGGGAGAAGAAGGACCGATTGTGA
- a CDS encoding type II toxin-antitoxin system VapC family toxin, translating to MKVLLDSSGWIEFFTGGPLAEKYAPYLTSRYQLITPTIVLYEVYKKIKRERGEETALLFAGRLSATQVVQLTESIALLAADVSLKHGLAMADAIVYATARDQEAEVVTGDADLKDLPGVVYVK from the coding sequence GTGAAGGTCTTGCTGGATTCCAGCGGATGGATTGAATTCTTCACGGGCGGACCACTCGCCGAAAAATATGCGCCCTATCTCACCTCTCGGTATCAGCTCATCACGCCGACCATCGTGCTGTATGAGGTCTACAAAAAGATCAAGCGGGAGCGAGGGGAGGAGACGGCGTTATTGTTCGCGGGACGGCTCAGTGCCACCCAGGTGGTTCAATTGACAGAGTCGATTGCCCTCCTCGCTGCCGATGTGAGCTTGAAGCATGGTTTAGCGATGGCCGACGCAATTGTATATGCAACCGCCCGGGACCAAGAGGCTGAGGTGGTCACAGGCGATGCAGATCTGAAGGATTTGCCTGGAGTGGTCTACGTCAAGTAG
- a CDS encoding OmpA family protein, translating into MQKPSSISSGNISPAIVGPNKDMKEVYVLGGLVFSLAIVIAAFWFYSQDLAVSSTGQNDQLTDTQVTSLLKNQNPPNPLSEPITKMAATGTADTVHTDLYFEVGRKGLTDEAKSILAAQADILKKNGDWGLLIQGYTDQQGSASYNKKLGMKRAETVKTELVSAGVAENQIKTVSLGEEGVLCVDASDVCRNMNRRVHLEMRKIGQAHMIVPTVATQTPESLLPSTGEPSGTDPSIPLIDQASGS; encoded by the coding sequence ATGCAAAAGCCCTCGTCCATATCGTCAGGCAATATCTCTCCCGCCATCGTGGGGCCGAATAAGGACATGAAGGAGGTCTATGTGCTCGGCGGGCTGGTCTTCAGCCTGGCCATCGTCATCGCCGCCTTCTGGTTCTACTCCCAAGACCTGGCCGTCTCATCGACCGGCCAAAACGACCAACTGACCGATACCCAGGTCACCAGCCTGCTCAAGAACCAGAACCCACCCAACCCCCTCAGCGAACCGATCACCAAGATGGCCGCCACCGGAACCGCCGACACCGTCCATACGGATCTCTACTTTGAAGTCGGGCGGAAGGGTCTGACGGACGAGGCCAAGTCGATCCTCGCAGCGCAGGCCGACATCCTCAAGAAGAATGGGGACTGGGGCCTGCTGATCCAGGGCTATACGGACCAACAGGGTTCCGCCAGCTACAACAAGAAGCTGGGCATGAAGCGGGCTGAAACAGTGAAGACTGAACTCGTGAGCGCGGGCGTCGCCGAGAACCAGATCAAGACGGTAAGCCTGGGTGAAGAAGGCGTGCTCTGTGTCGATGCGAGCGACGTCTGCCGCAATATGAATCGACGGGTGCACTTGGAGATGCGGAAGATCGGGCAGGCACATATGATCGTGCCGACCGTTGCCACCCAGACCCCGGAGAGCCTCCTTCCCTCCACTGGCGAACCCAGCGGAACCGATCCCTCCATTCCCCTCATCGACCAAGCCTCCGGCAGCTAA
- a CDS encoding DUF5615 family PIN-like protein: MKIWLDAQISPDIAQWFRATYGVEALPVKDLGLRDATDRNIFLAARKAQAVVLTKDRDLVDLAAQLGSPPQILWVTCGNTSNAKLKEILTQAWPSAVILLVAGEAVIEISDITV, from the coding sequence GTGAAGATCTGGCTCGACGCGCAGATTTCTCCTGATATCGCTCAATGGTTTCGTGCGACATACGGCGTTGAGGCCTTGCCGGTCAAGGACTTGGGATTGCGCGACGCAACGGATCGCAACATCTTTCTTGCCGCGCGCAAGGCGCAAGCCGTGGTGCTGACGAAAGACCGCGATCTGGTCGATCTTGCTGCCCAGCTCGGCTCACCACCGCAGATTCTGTGGGTCACTTGCGGGAACACATCGAATGCGAAGCTGAAGGAGATACTCACGCAGGCTTGGCCTTCAGCAGTCATTCTTCTCGTGGCAGGCGAAGCAGTCATTGAAATCAGTGACATAACGGTCTAA
- a CDS encoding DUF433 domain-containing protein, which yields MAELAERITVNPAQCGGRPCIRGMRIRVIDVLDLLATGLTQQQVLKELPDLEAEDISACLRFASSRLNHPILAA from the coding sequence ATGGCTGAACTCGCAGAACGTATTACCGTCAATCCTGCACAGTGCGGAGGGCGGCCCTGTATCCGTGGCATGCGGATTCGGGTCATCGACGTCCTGGACCTGCTTGCCACAGGACTCACTCAGCAGCAAGTCCTCAAGGAACTGCCGGATCTCGAAGCGGAAGACATCTCGGCCTGCCTTCGCTTTGCCAGTAGTCGGCTCAATCACCCAATCCTCGCTGCGTGA